In Quadrisphaera sp. RL12-1S, a single genomic region encodes these proteins:
- a CDS encoding phage major capsid protein: MATTVTASGLLKPEDVKNLILLPLQTGGSVALNPAVSTLVTTDAQVSRFPRVTAAPIVGWVAEGAPLNLTDIAVDEVEVVPSKVGSIVPITSELEEDAEYDPLALVGSQLVDQAGQALDDAFLGNLASPAPKGLAALAAASGSGVQIASAGGAWSNLDVFSKAASLIEGIGGQMTAVLANPADVLTISTLKASTGSNAPLLAPGGDPAQPSRRQVEGVPLLSHRSVPAGTAWAVDRSRIFTVIRRSVRVEQDRSVYRSTDRTAVVMTMRAGFGFVDDRAVVKISKA, encoded by the coding sequence GTGGCTACGACCGTCACCGCCTCCGGCCTGCTCAAGCCCGAGGACGTCAAGAACCTGATCCTGCTGCCGCTCCAGACCGGCGGCAGCGTCGCGCTCAACCCCGCCGTCTCGACGCTGGTCACCACCGATGCCCAGGTCAGCCGCTTCCCCCGCGTCACGGCCGCCCCGATCGTCGGCTGGGTGGCCGAGGGCGCCCCGCTGAACCTCACGGACATCGCCGTCGACGAGGTCGAGGTCGTGCCGTCCAAGGTCGGCTCCATCGTGCCGATCACCTCCGAGCTGGAGGAGGACGCCGAGTACGACCCCCTCGCGCTGGTCGGCTCCCAGCTCGTCGACCAGGCGGGCCAGGCCCTGGATGACGCCTTCCTGGGCAACCTCGCCTCCCCGGCTCCCAAGGGACTGGCCGCGCTGGCTGCTGCCTCGGGCAGCGGCGTGCAGATCGCCTCGGCCGGTGGCGCCTGGTCCAACCTGGACGTCTTCAGCAAGGCCGCCTCGCTGATCGAGGGCATCGGCGGGCAGATGACCGCCGTGCTGGCCAACCCCGCCGACGTGCTGACGATCTCCACGCTGAAGGCGTCCACCGGCTCCAACGCCCCGCTGCTGGCCCCTGGCGGTGACCCGGCTCAGCCCAGCCGCCGTCAGGTCGAGGGCGTGCCGCTGCTGAGTCACCGCAGCGTCCCGGCAGGCACCGCGTGGGCCGTGGACCGCTCGCGCATCTTCACCGTCATCCGCCGCTCGGTGCGCGTGGAGCAGGACCGCAGCGTCTACCGCTCCACTGACCGCACGGCCGTCGTGATGACGATGCGCGCCGGGTTCGGGTTCGTCGACGACCGCGCCGTCGTCAAGATCAGCAAGGCCTGA
- a CDS encoding FAD-binding and (Fe-S)-binding domain-containing protein: MSPTRPSVASPALPTTPLEALPPSQAEVWADGVTASRRELDRRARAHDASHYLLLPQVVATARDAAGVAAAMARASELGLPVTFRSGGTSLSGQALSDGLLLDVRAGFRGVEVGAGGLTVRAQPGATVREVNTRLARHARKLGPDPASEVACTVGGVVANNSSGMACGTTANTYRTLRSLVAVLTDGTVVDTGAPDADERLRTVRPDLHAGLLSLRERLLADPAAVAEVRRQFSMKNTMGYGLNALLDHETAVEVLAHLLVGSEGTLAFVAEATFETVPVHPHAATGLLVFPDLSAATAALPALVAAGAATAELLDAASLRVAQGLSDVPPAIAAITVEEHAALLVELQAATAGELAAARARTTPVLDALPLSAPAELTTDAGERAALWHVRKGLYTAVAGARPSGTTALLEDVVVPVEALLETCEGLTRLFEVHGYDSSVIFGHAKDGNIHFLVNERFEDPASLERYQRFTADLVDLVLGAGGSLKAEHGTGRIMAPFVRRQYGDFLHDLMLEVKRLFDPAGLLNPGVVVDADPGAWLRHLKTVPTVEEEVDRCVECGYCEPGCPSKDLTLTPRQRIVLRRELAAARAAGDDDLAARLTEDYEYAGVQTCAVDGLCAQACPVDINTGDLVRRLRAESAPAALDAGWDLAARHWGAATRVGGAALTAAGRLPVPLVRATTTAARAVLGADRVPSYSPELPAGGRPRPVLRPSGEPAAVLFASCTGTLFGPDGGPEGAAGGLGATAALVALAERAGVALVTPEGLGSLCCATPWKSKGLRAGQATMASRLVAALLEATRGGELPVVCDAASCTEGLQAAWAGARAGTEPTPPLTVVDATRFAADHLLGRLAVTRRLGSVVVHPTCSTEALGTTSALVEVAQAVADDVVVPPSWGCCAYAGDRGLLHPELTASATAREAADVAERTYDAYVSANRTCELGMTRATGRPYRHVLELLEAATR; encoded by the coding sequence ATGAGCCCGACCCGACCCTCGGTCGCCAGCCCGGCGCTGCCGACCACACCGCTGGAGGCCCTCCCGCCGTCGCAGGCGGAGGTCTGGGCCGACGGCGTCACCGCCAGCCGGCGCGAGCTGGACCGCCGCGCCCGCGCCCACGACGCCTCCCACTACCTCCTGCTGCCGCAGGTGGTGGCCACGGCCCGCGACGCCGCGGGGGTGGCCGCGGCGATGGCGCGGGCCAGCGAGCTCGGGCTGCCCGTGACCTTCAGGTCCGGCGGTACGAGCCTGTCCGGGCAGGCACTCTCGGACGGGCTGCTCCTCGACGTCCGCGCGGGGTTCCGCGGCGTGGAGGTCGGTGCCGGGGGGCTGACGGTGCGCGCCCAGCCGGGCGCCACGGTGCGCGAGGTCAACACCCGGCTGGCGCGGCACGCCCGCAAGCTGGGGCCGGACCCGGCCAGCGAGGTCGCCTGCACGGTCGGCGGCGTGGTGGCCAACAACTCCAGCGGCATGGCCTGCGGCACCACCGCGAACACGTACCGCACCCTGCGCTCGCTGGTGGCGGTGCTGACCGACGGCACCGTCGTCGACACCGGCGCGCCCGACGCCGACGAGCGGCTGCGCACCGTCCGCCCGGACCTGCACGCGGGCCTGCTGTCGCTGCGCGAGCGGCTGCTCGCCGACCCGGCCGCCGTGGCCGAGGTGCGGCGGCAGTTCTCGATGAAGAACACCATGGGCTACGGCCTCAACGCCCTGCTCGACCACGAGACCGCCGTCGAGGTCCTCGCGCACCTGCTGGTGGGCAGCGAGGGCACGCTCGCGTTCGTGGCCGAGGCCACCTTCGAGACCGTGCCGGTGCACCCGCACGCCGCCACCGGCCTGCTGGTGTTCCCCGACCTGTCCGCCGCCACCGCCGCCCTGCCCGCCCTGGTGGCGGCCGGAGCGGCCACCGCCGAGCTCCTGGACGCCGCGTCCCTGCGGGTGGCGCAGGGGCTGTCGGACGTGCCGCCGGCCATCGCCGCGATCACCGTCGAGGAGCACGCCGCGCTGCTGGTGGAGCTGCAGGCCGCCACCGCCGGGGAGCTCGCCGCGGCCCGGGCGCGCACCACCCCCGTGCTCGACGCGCTGCCCCTGTCCGCGCCCGCCGAGCTCACCACCGACGCGGGCGAGCGGGCCGCGCTGTGGCACGTCCGCAAGGGCCTCTACACCGCGGTCGCCGGAGCGCGGCCGTCAGGGACCACGGCGCTGCTGGAAGACGTGGTGGTCCCCGTCGAGGCGCTGCTGGAGACCTGCGAGGGGCTGACCCGGCTCTTCGAGGTGCACGGCTACGACAGCTCGGTCATCTTCGGGCACGCCAAGGACGGCAACATCCACTTCCTGGTCAACGAGCGCTTCGAGGACCCGGCGAGCCTGGAGCGCTACCAGCGCTTCACGGCCGACCTCGTCGACCTGGTGCTGGGCGCCGGCGGCTCGCTCAAGGCCGAGCACGGCACCGGGCGGATCATGGCGCCGTTCGTGCGCCGCCAGTACGGCGACTTCCTGCACGACCTCATGCTCGAGGTCAAGCGCCTCTTCGACCCCGCGGGCCTGCTCAACCCCGGCGTGGTCGTCGACGCCGACCCCGGGGCGTGGCTGCGCCACCTCAAGACCGTGCCGACCGTCGAGGAGGAGGTGGACCGGTGCGTGGAGTGCGGCTACTGCGAGCCCGGCTGCCCCAGCAAGGACCTCACCCTCACCCCCCGCCAGCGCATCGTGCTGCGCCGCGAGCTGGCGGCGGCCCGCGCCGCCGGCGACGACGACCTCGCCGCCCGGCTCACCGAGGACTACGAGTACGCCGGCGTGCAGACCTGCGCGGTGGACGGGCTGTGCGCCCAGGCCTGCCCGGTGGACATCAACACCGGTGACCTCGTGCGGCGCCTGCGCGCCGAGTCCGCCCCCGCCGCGCTCGACGCGGGCTGGGACCTGGCCGCGCGGCACTGGGGCGCCGCCACCCGCGTCGGTGGAGCCGCGCTCACCGCGGCCGGGAGGCTGCCCGTCCCGCTGGTGCGAGCGACGACCACGGCGGCCCGCGCGGTGCTCGGCGCCGACCGGGTGCCCTCCTACTCCCCGGAGCTGCCCGCGGGCGGGCGGCCGCGCCCGGTGCTGCGGCCGTCCGGCGAGCCCGCGGCGGTGCTCTTCGCGTCCTGCACCGGCACCCTGTTCGGGCCCGACGGGGGGCCGGAGGGCGCGGCCGGCGGCCTCGGGGCGACCGCCGCACTGGTCGCCCTCGCCGAGCGCGCCGGCGTGGCGCTGGTGACGCCCGAGGGGCTGGGCTCGCTGTGCTGCGCCACGCCCTGGAAGTCCAAGGGGCTGCGCGCGGGGCAGGCCACCATGGCCTCGCGGCTGGTGGCCGCGCTGCTGGAGGCCACCCGCGGGGGCGAGCTGCCCGTGGTGTGCGACGCCGCCAGCTGCACCGAGGGCCTGCAGGCGGCGTGGGCCGGGGCACGGGCGGGCACGGAGCCGACGCCGCCCCTGACCGTCGTCGACGCCACCCGCTTCGCGGCCGACCACCTGCTCGGCCGGCTCGCGGTGACGCGCCGGCTCGGCTCGGTCGTGGTGCACCCGACCTGCTCGACGGAGGCGCTGGGCACCACGTCCGCGCTGGTCGAGGTCGCGCAGGCGGTGGCTGACGACGTGGTCGTCCCGCCGTCGTGGGGCTGCTGCGCCTACGCTGGCGACCGCGGGCTGCTGCACCCTGAGCTGACCGCCAGCGCCACCGCCAGGGAGGCCGCCGACGTGGCCGAGCGCACCTACGACGCCTACGTCTCGGCCAACCGCACGTGCGAGCTGGGGATGACGCGCGCCACGGGCCGTCCCTACCGGCACGTGCTGGAGCTGCTCGAGGCCGCGACCCGCTGA
- a CDS encoding sugar-binding transcriptional regulator, with product MAVREEDLARRELVASIASMYYLQGLDQNAIAAGVGVSRSSVSRMITEARQTGIVQITVERPLPRDHDLEERLAAAFPGCSALVVADPAQGVPTAAVDRVGALAARYLQDHLPAGGTLAISWGETVAAVAGALPEDPSSQALVVQMIGASGTSRPAIDGPELAQTFARRLGGVHRTLNAPLVVDDAALAQALLRQPPLASVLSAAATADLALIGLGTLEPEGSSLLRAGYVGRDELARCAELGVVGDAAGHMLDAAGAVVPSDLGERMVTLDEASLRGIPRVVAVALGRSKVRIIRASLLSGLVHVLVSDAATVRAVLAQRS from the coding sequence ATGGCCGTGCGCGAGGAGGACCTGGCGCGGCGCGAGCTCGTCGCGTCCATCGCGAGCATGTACTACCTGCAGGGGCTGGACCAGAACGCGATCGCCGCCGGCGTCGGCGTCTCCCGCTCCTCGGTGTCGCGCATGATCACCGAGGCGCGGCAGACGGGCATCGTGCAGATCACCGTGGAGCGCCCCCTCCCGCGCGACCACGACCTCGAGGAGCGGCTGGCCGCGGCCTTCCCCGGCTGCTCCGCGCTGGTGGTGGCCGACCCGGCGCAGGGGGTGCCCACCGCGGCCGTCGACAGGGTCGGCGCCCTCGCGGCGCGGTACCTGCAGGACCACCTGCCGGCCGGCGGCACGCTGGCGATCTCCTGGGGCGAGACGGTGGCGGCGGTGGCCGGCGCCCTGCCGGAGGACCCGTCCAGCCAGGCGCTGGTGGTGCAGATGATCGGCGCCTCCGGCACGTCCCGCCCCGCCATCGACGGGCCGGAGCTGGCGCAGACGTTCGCTCGGCGCCTCGGCGGCGTGCACCGCACCCTCAACGCCCCGCTGGTGGTGGACGACGCCGCCCTCGCCCAGGCCCTGCTGCGCCAGCCGCCGCTCGCGAGCGTGCTGTCCGCCGCCGCGACGGCGGACCTGGCCCTCATCGGCCTGGGGACGCTCGAGCCCGAGGGGTCCTCGCTCCTGCGGGCCGGCTACGTGGGCCGAGACGAGCTGGCCAGGTGCGCAGAGCTCGGGGTGGTGGGTGACGCCGCCGGCCACATGCTCGACGCCGCCGGTGCGGTGGTCCCCTCCGACCTGGGCGAGCGCATGGTCACCCTCGACGAGGCCTCGCTGCGCGGCATCCCGCGCGTGGTGGCGGTGGCCCTCGGGCGGTCCAAGGTCCGCATCATCCGGGCCTCCCTGCTCAGCGGGCTCGTCCACGTGCTCGTCTCCGACGCGGCGACGGTCCGCGCCGTCCTCGCTCAGCGCAGCTGA
- a CDS encoding helix-turn-helix domain-containing protein produces the protein MPTVADLLPLPDDGAVGRRVRMARRVRDLSQDDVARRLGSYGLQLHHTAIGHVERGTRALKFREAVALARVLDVPLRWIAGEGSATDPGEPVAQTEAMRVLDDLLKAERERALAREAGGE, from the coding sequence ATGCCGACGGTTGCCGACCTATTGCCGCTGCCCGATGACGGCGCAGTGGGTCGACGCGTCCGGATGGCGCGGCGAGTGCGGGACCTCTCGCAGGATGACGTCGCGCGACGCCTCGGCAGTTATGGGCTACAGCTCCACCACACGGCGATCGGCCACGTCGAGCGAGGTACGCGGGCGCTCAAGTTCCGCGAAGCTGTGGCGCTGGCCCGAGTACTCGACGTCCCGCTGCGCTGGATCGCTGGCGAGGGGTCGGCTACCGACCCCGGCGAGCCAGTCGCACAGACAGAGGCCATGCGGGTGCTGGATGACCTACTGAAGGCCGAGAGAGAGCGTGCGCTGGCCAGGGAGGCGGGCGGGGAGTGA
- a CDS encoding AAA family ATPase — protein MGKNTMTVFEPDIKHDDAPDAVITAKVLPFPRQQTSGLSVPVIEADDDAMTAALKYAAANWRVIPVRRSTKHPGSVLGEGWQYQSSSDPAVIAAWFAGCDYGVGLHAGASGAVIFDIDKPELLPEPLRQAAEEYAPPFQSTRPGQPGRGHLIFALRPGQALGNSRGRLYDAGTELTTKSHAWGEVRGLNGFIVAEPSVHADADGAYDWQGIGAVPYVPDYVSELLPLGRDRDAPVTEAAVEAFLAEHSGGTHAHLMAAPLERFTREVADGGSRHEALVATACWIARDVRAGLYDAPTAFSTLESLFLDAMAAMPTPGRHPANEFQGVLAWAVAQVAAPGEPTPAQHREAVLTRLYGPAPEPPTDPEPPPPREPPEPTPNTPAPATADDPEQEHDVVESESSPGVIERAYDAMVREEVRRQSAREDAARILAERQDGTEGRKHLRERALSIAGLRSLPPTTPLIDGLLARDTLAQLSGPPGSYKSFVALAMALSVATGRRFEEHDVPAAGPVVYVAAEGSSGMLARALAWCHLNGVDPDALDGQFYVVPEPVQLNGAVDVTEAVEFAAEIGAALVVLDTRHRCTLGLEENSSSEQGRAIHSAERIQRASGATVLVIHHSGRTGEHGRGSNAWDGAVWSELRLTGADLRVKITCEKHKDWPDACQHTFAMQPTVVPAELMPGASEQQRSTLVTVQGTLWTAPRAETKNARIVQKIVWTMATPAGLAPGVIRDLAMEQGGSRSGAYEALNSLVTSGFLRNVGTDKAPRYVTDRPAPSDLADWS, from the coding sequence GTGGGTAAGAACACGATGACAGTTTTTGAACCCGACATCAAGCATGACGACGCGCCCGACGCAGTGATCACCGCGAAGGTGCTGCCCTTCCCCCGTCAGCAGACCTCCGGGCTGAGCGTCCCTGTCATCGAGGCCGACGACGACGCGATGACCGCCGCACTGAAGTACGCCGCTGCGAACTGGAGAGTTATCCCGGTGCGCCGAAGCACCAAACACCCCGGCTCGGTCCTGGGTGAGGGCTGGCAGTACCAGTCCAGCTCCGACCCCGCCGTCATCGCGGCCTGGTTCGCCGGGTGCGACTACGGGGTGGGTCTGCACGCGGGTGCCAGCGGCGCCGTCATCTTCGACATCGACAAGCCCGAGCTGCTGCCGGAACCGCTGCGCCAGGCGGCCGAGGAGTACGCCCCGCCGTTCCAGTCCACGCGACCCGGCCAGCCCGGACGCGGGCACCTGATCTTCGCCCTGCGCCCCGGACAGGCGCTCGGCAACTCGCGTGGCAGGCTCTACGACGCCGGGACCGAGCTGACCACCAAGTCCCACGCCTGGGGCGAGGTGCGCGGGCTCAACGGCTTCATCGTGGCTGAGCCCAGCGTCCACGCCGACGCCGACGGCGCCTACGACTGGCAGGGCATCGGTGCCGTGCCCTACGTCCCGGACTACGTCAGCGAGCTACTCCCGCTCGGCCGGGACCGCGACGCCCCCGTCACTGAGGCCGCCGTCGAGGCCTTCCTGGCCGAGCACTCTGGCGGGACGCACGCGCACCTCATGGCCGCACCGCTGGAGCGCTTCACGCGCGAGGTGGCCGACGGCGGCTCGCGTCACGAGGCGCTCGTGGCCACGGCGTGCTGGATCGCCCGTGACGTCCGCGCGGGCCTGTACGACGCACCGACCGCGTTCTCCACGCTGGAGTCCCTGTTCCTGGACGCCATGGCCGCCATGCCCACCCCCGGCCGCCATCCGGCCAACGAGTTCCAGGGGGTGCTGGCCTGGGCCGTGGCGCAGGTGGCCGCACCCGGTGAACCCACGCCAGCCCAGCACCGCGAGGCCGTGCTGACGCGCCTGTACGGCCCCGCTCCCGAGCCACCGACCGACCCCGAGCCCCCACCTCCGCGCGAGCCACCTGAGCCCACCCCGAACACCCCGGCGCCCGCCACCGCCGACGACCCCGAGCAGGAGCACGACGTGGTGGAGTCCGAGTCCAGCCCAGGCGTCATCGAGCGCGCCTACGACGCCATGGTCCGCGAGGAGGTCCGGCGCCAGTCGGCCCGCGAGGACGCGGCTCGCATCCTCGCCGAGCGCCAGGACGGCACCGAGGGCCGCAAGCACCTGCGTGAGCGAGCGCTGAGCATCGCTGGCCTGCGCTCCCTGCCGCCGACGACACCGCTGATCGATGGGCTGCTGGCGCGCGACACCCTGGCCCAGCTCAGCGGCCCACCCGGCTCGTACAAGTCGTTCGTGGCCCTGGCCATGGCGCTGAGCGTGGCCACCGGGCGCCGGTTCGAGGAGCACGACGTCCCAGCAGCCGGGCCCGTCGTCTACGTGGCCGCCGAGGGCAGCAGCGGCATGCTCGCCAGGGCGCTGGCCTGGTGCCACCTCAACGGGGTCGACCCCGACGCCCTGGACGGCCAGTTCTACGTCGTGCCCGAGCCGGTGCAGCTCAACGGCGCCGTGGACGTCACCGAGGCCGTGGAGTTCGCCGCCGAGATCGGGGCCGCCCTGGTCGTCCTGGACACCCGCCACCGCTGCACCCTCGGGCTGGAGGAGAACAGCTCCAGCGAACAGGGACGGGCCATCCACTCCGCTGAGCGCATCCAGCGCGCCAGCGGTGCCACGGTGCTGGTGATCCACCACTCGGGGCGCACCGGCGAGCACGGACGCGGCTCCAACGCCTGGGATGGCGCCGTGTGGTCTGAGCTGCGGCTCACCGGCGCTGACCTGCGGGTGAAGATCACCTGCGAGAAGCACAAGGACTGGCCCGACGCCTGCCAGCACACGTTCGCCATGCAACCCACCGTGGTGCCTGCCGAACTGATGCCGGGAGCGAGCGAGCAGCAGCGCTCCACCCTCGTAACCGTCCAGGGAACGCTCTGGACGGCACCTCGCGCGGAGACCAAGAACGCGCGCATCGTCCAGAAGATCGTTTGGACGATGGCGACTCCCGCTGGGCTCGCGCCCGGTGTCATCCGGGACCTGGCCATGGAGCAGGGCGGCAGCCGCTCCGGTGCCTACGAGGCACTGAACTCGCTGGTCACGAGCGGTTTCCTCCGCAACGTGGGAACCGACAAGGCGCCGCGGTACGTCACCGACCGACCGGCTCCCAGCGACCTCGCGGACTGGTCATGA
- a CDS encoding GolD/DthD family dehydrogenase, with protein MSTAVPATPTDDDVDLSFRLDGRTALVTGAVSGIGSAIADVFAERGARVVVVDLDADAAQRRAGELGGGAVGLGCDVSDPASVEAAVAAAVEATGGVDVLVNCAGIVDLAPAEELSTRAWDRTIAVNLTGTFLVSQAVGRRMLEAGRGKVISMASQAASVGLLEHAAYCASKAGVVGLTRVLAAEWAGRGVTANCISPTVVLTELGKKAWAGEKGEAAKREIPVGRFAVPREVAGAALFLASGASDMVNGADLVVDGGYTIR; from the coding sequence ATGAGCACCGCCGTTCCAGCCACACCCACCGACGACGACGTCGACCTCAGCTTCCGGCTGGACGGCAGGACCGCGCTGGTCACCGGCGCCGTCTCGGGCATCGGCTCGGCGATCGCCGACGTCTTCGCCGAGCGGGGTGCCCGCGTGGTGGTCGTCGACCTCGACGCCGATGCCGCGCAGCGGCGCGCCGGCGAGCTGGGCGGCGGGGCCGTGGGGCTGGGGTGCGACGTGTCCGACCCCGCCTCCGTCGAGGCCGCCGTGGCGGCGGCGGTCGAGGCGACCGGCGGGGTGGACGTGCTGGTCAACTGCGCGGGCATCGTCGACCTGGCGCCCGCGGAGGAGCTGTCCACCCGCGCCTGGGACCGGACCATCGCTGTGAACCTCACCGGGACGTTCCTGGTCAGCCAGGCGGTGGGACGCCGCATGCTGGAGGCGGGCCGCGGCAAGGTCATCTCCATGGCCAGCCAGGCCGCGAGCGTGGGACTGCTGGAGCACGCCGCCTACTGCGCCTCCAAGGCCGGCGTGGTGGGCCTGACGCGGGTGCTGGCCGCCGAGTGGGCCGGGCGCGGGGTCACCGCCAACTGCATCTCCCCGACCGTGGTGCTCACCGAGCTGGGCAAGAAGGCCTGGGCGGGGGAGAAGGGCGAGGCCGCCAAGCGGGAGATCCCGGTGGGCCGCTTCGCCGTGCCGCGGGAGGTGGCCGGTGCGGCCCTGTTCCTCGCGAGCGGTGCCTCGGACATGGTCAACGGCGCTGACCTCGTGGTGGACGGCGGCTACACGATCCGCTGA
- a CDS encoding FGGY-family carbohydrate kinase, which yields MMTNAPDGPLLLGVDGGTEGVRVGLFDPSGTALAVARRPYPTRFPRSGWAEQKPEHWWLGLSAGVQEVLAVSGVAPSRVAGIATAATSFTMVCVGDDDRPLRPALMWMDSRASAEAAEIGATRSPALRYTGGDQASAEWMLGKAMWLKRHEPATFEATTWLADYAEWIAFQLTGERAASEDSAAIRCYYDRLRGGWPVDLWDAVGVPELRAKVPQRVVPMGEVVGQLTATAAAELGLPAGIPVAGGGADAFVAMLGLGVTGPGSLAMVTGSSHVHMLQTPVPRYTKGLFGSYTDAVLPGQFTIEGGQITTGAMVAWYVRSLAGQDAGPAELAALYRRLNEDAAALPPGSEGVVALDYLQGNRTPHIDPSARGMIWGLSLSHGPHHIYRALVESVCFGTENIIRTMRQAGNAVDEIVACGGALNSPLWLQAHADVAGLPIRTTAQPDVAVLGAAVLAAAGAGLYPSTAEASRAMVRPGRVVEPDAAATEAYRPWVDLYTESYAAMRPLLHRATALAAGA from the coding sequence ATGATGACGAACGCGCCGGACGGCCCGCTGCTGCTGGGCGTCGACGGGGGGACCGAGGGCGTCCGGGTGGGTCTGTTCGACCCGTCCGGGACGGCTCTCGCGGTGGCCCGACGTCCCTACCCGACCCGGTTCCCGCGGTCGGGCTGGGCGGAGCAGAAGCCCGAGCACTGGTGGCTCGGGCTCAGCGCGGGGGTCCAGGAGGTGCTGGCCGTCTCCGGCGTCGCGCCCTCCCGGGTCGCCGGCATCGCCACCGCCGCCACGAGCTTCACCATGGTGTGCGTCGGGGACGACGACAGGCCGCTGCGGCCCGCCCTCATGTGGATGGACTCCCGGGCCAGCGCGGAGGCGGCGGAGATCGGTGCCACGCGCTCGCCCGCGCTGCGCTACACCGGTGGGGACCAGGCCTCGGCGGAGTGGATGCTCGGCAAGGCGATGTGGCTCAAGCGCCACGAGCCGGCCACCTTCGAGGCCACCACCTGGTTGGCCGACTACGCCGAGTGGATCGCCTTCCAGCTCACCGGTGAGCGGGCCGCCTCGGAGGACTCCGCCGCGATCCGCTGCTACTACGACCGCCTCCGGGGCGGCTGGCCCGTGGACCTGTGGGACGCGGTGGGCGTCCCGGAGCTGCGCGCGAAGGTGCCGCAGCGCGTCGTCCCGATGGGCGAGGTGGTGGGCCAGCTCACCGCGACCGCCGCCGCCGAGCTCGGGCTGCCGGCGGGCATCCCGGTGGCCGGCGGTGGGGCCGACGCGTTCGTGGCGATGCTGGGCCTGGGCGTGACCGGACCGGGGAGCCTGGCGATGGTGACCGGCTCCTCGCACGTCCACATGCTCCAGACGCCGGTGCCCCGCTACACGAAGGGCCTGTTCGGCTCCTACACGGACGCGGTGCTGCCGGGGCAGTTCACCATCGAGGGCGGCCAGATCACCACCGGCGCGATGGTGGCCTGGTACGTCCGCTCCCTGGCCGGGCAGGACGCGGGTCCCGCGGAGCTGGCGGCGCTGTACCGGCGGCTCAACGAGGACGCCGCCGCGCTGCCCCCGGGGTCGGAGGGCGTGGTGGCCCTCGACTACCTGCAGGGCAACCGCACGCCGCACATCGATCCGAGCGCGCGCGGGATGATCTGGGGGCTGAGCCTGTCCCACGGGCCGCACCACATCTACCGGGCCCTGGTCGAGTCGGTGTGCTTCGGCACCGAGAACATCATCCGCACCATGCGGCAGGCGGGGAACGCCGTCGACGAGATCGTCGCGTGCGGGGGTGCCCTCAACAGCCCGCTGTGGCTGCAGGCGCACGCCGACGTCGCCGGTCTGCCGATCCGGACCACCGCCCAGCCCGACGTCGCCGTGCTCGGGGCCGCCGTCCTGGCGGCGGCGGGCGCCGGCCTGTACCCCTCCACCGCGGAAGCGTCCCGGGCGATGGTCCGGCCCGGGCGCGTGGTGGAGCCGGACGCGGCCGCCACCGAGGCCTACCGGCCGTGGGTGGACCTCTACACCGAGTCGTACGCGGCGATGCGTCCGCTGCTGCACCGGGCCACCGCGCTGGCGGCGGGTGCCTGA
- a CDS encoding terminase, whose translation MSSTEAYREPEPAPAGLGPRGTALWAKVVGPCTLDPHEQEMLEHGCRLADRLDALDAAVAADGVMVDGARGSKRLHPAIAEHRQATLALARVMVALRLPAGYADSGASSTGSTPTGIVRQAQRRVGIRGFQSMPRGA comes from the coding sequence GTGAGCAGCACTGAGGCCTACCGCGAGCCCGAGCCCGCACCGGCAGGCCTGGGCCCGCGTGGGACCGCTCTGTGGGCCAAGGTCGTCGGCCCCTGCACCCTGGACCCGCACGAGCAGGAGATGTTGGAGCACGGCTGCCGCCTGGCCGACCGCCTCGACGCCCTCGATGCAGCGGTGGCGGCCGACGGCGTCATGGTCGACGGCGCCCGAGGCTCCAAGCGCCTGCACCCCGCCATCGCTGAACACCGCCAGGCCACCCTCGCGCTGGCCCGCGTCATGGTGGCCCTGCGCTTGCCCGCCGGGTACGCCGACAGCGGCGCCAGCTCCACCGGGAGCACGCCCACCGGCATCGTGCGCCAGGCCCAGCGCCGGGTCGGCATCCGTGGGTTCCAGTCGATGCCTCGGGGCGCGTGA
- a CDS encoding helix-turn-helix domain-containing protein produces MESVTRWATEWADINEASAITGVPVATLRSWRWRRLGEGPESFTVGRRIRYRRDAIEAWMRQQEAAGTSAGAA; encoded by the coding sequence ATGGAGTCGGTGACGAGGTGGGCGACGGAGTGGGCGGACATCAACGAGGCGTCCGCGATCACGGGAGTGCCGGTCGCAACGCTGAGGTCGTGGCGGTGGCGACGCCTCGGCGAGGGGCCCGAGAGCTTCACCGTGGGTCGACGCATCCGCTACAGGCGCGACGCCATCGAGGCGTGGATGCGCCAGCAGGAAGCTGCGGGCACCTCGGCCGGTGCAGCGTGA